A genomic segment from Pyruvatibacter sp. encodes:
- the rplC gene encoding 50S ribosomal protein L3 produces the protein MRAGVIAQKVGMTRVFTDDGKHIPVTVLKLDGCHVVGHRTDEKNGYTAIQLGAGSVKVKNVTRAQRGHFAKTSVEPRRRLVEFRVTPDNMIDVGAELQADHFVAGQYVDASGVSIGKGFAGAMKRHNFGGLRATHGVSVSHRSHGSTGQCQDPGKVFKGKKMAGHMGQTRVTTQNLEIVSTDVERGLILVKGAISGSKGGWVELRDAVKKRLPDGVPMPGAFRIAGAPANDPAPAEEAAEAPAEDAAVEAAGDADKKDEA, from the coding sequence ATGCGCGCAGGCGTGATCGCACAAAAAGTTGGTATGACGCGGGTATTCACGGATGACGGGAAGCATATTCCCGTGACCGTGCTGAAGCTCGACGGCTGCCATGTGGTTGGACACCGCACAGACGAGAAGAATGGCTATACGGCTATTCAGCTTGGTGCAGGCTCGGTCAAGGTCAAGAATGTTACGCGCGCACAGCGTGGTCACTTTGCCAAGACATCGGTGGAACCCCGCCGTCGTCTGGTTGAGTTCCGCGTCACGCCCGACAACATGATTGATGTGGGTGCAGAACTTCAGGCAGACCACTTTGTGGCCGGTCAGTATGTGGACGCCTCCGGCGTTTCCATCGGCAAGGGCTTTGCGGGCGCCATGAAGCGGCACAACTTCGGGGGCCTTCGCGCTACCCACGGTGTGTCGGTCTCTCACCGCTCACACGGCTCAACCGGCCAGTGCCAGGACCCAGGCAAGGTGTTCAAGGGCAAGAAGATGGCCGGTCACATGGGGCAGACCCGCGTGACCACCCAGAACCTTGAGATTGTGTCTACGGATGTGGAGCGCGGCCTCATTCTGGTGAAGGGTGCTATCTCCGGCTCCAAGGGCGGATGGGTTGAACTGCGCGACGCTGTGAAGAAGCGGCTCCCCGATGGTGTGCCGATGCCTGGTGCGTTCCGCATTGCGGGTGCGCCTGCGAATGATCCTGCTCCTGCCGAAGAAGCAGCCGAAGCACCTGCGGAAGATGCGGCTGTCGAAGCTGCGGGCGACGCGGACAAGAAGGACGAGGCATAG